The Streptomyces sp. NBC_01268 genome segment GCGGATGGGCGCGACGACGACGCTGACGGGCCCGGCGGCGGGGTCGTCGGTACGGGGGTGGGCGAGCCGGCGCAGCACGGCGAGGCGGCGGCCGACGGTGTCGGAGCGGGGCGAGAGGCGCTCGTGCGGCAGCGTCTCCCAGGAGGGGTAGTCGACCACGGTGTCGGGGTCGAGGAGCGAGCGCAGGGCGGCGGCCAGGTCCTCGGCCTCGCGCCCGGTCGCGGTGACCGCGAGCACCGTCCGGCCGGTCTCCCTGGCGAGGGCGGCGACGGCGAAGGGGCGGGCGGCGGGCGGGCCGACCAGGTCGACGTGGTGGCGGTTGCCGTCCGTGGCGGCCTTGACCGCCTCGGTGAGTGCGGCGTCCTTGACGACGGCGTCCAGCAGACCGTGCAGGCTCATGGAGGGTCCATCCCGGCGGAGGTGGGCAACGCGAACGGCCCGACACGTCTCACGGGCCGGGGCCTCCAGCCTACGACGACGCGGCGACAGTCACCCGTTCACGGGATCGGCCCGCCGTGCACACGCCCCGTCGGCGTCCCTCGGGACGAGGCGCGTGGGCGGGCCCGGACGGAACGCTCCGCCGGGCCCGCACCGGTCCACTGCCGCCCCTGCTCCGTCTACTCCGTCGCGATCGCGTTCAGGACGTTCATCCGCCCTGCCCGGAAGGCGGGGACCAGGGCCGCGAAGAGGCCCACGAAGGCCGAGCCGACGAAGACGGTGAGGATCGTCGGCCAGGGGATCTCCAGGACGCCCAGGCCCTCCAGGGCGAGGAGCTGCTGGGCGGCGGTGCCCCAGCCGAGGCCCAGGGCCAGGCCGAGGAGGGCGCCGAAGAGGGCGATGACGACCGACTCCAGGCGGATCATGCGCCGCAGCTGGCGGCGGGAGAGGCCGATGGCCCGCATGAGGCCGATCTCGCGGGTCCGCTCGACGACCGACAGGGCGAGGGTGTTCACCACGCCGAGGACGGCCACGATGATCGCGAGGGCGAGCAGCCCGTACACGATGTTGAGGAGCTGGCCGACCTGGTCCTGGAGCTCCTTCTTGTAGTCGGCCTGGTCGGCGACCTTGTACTGCGGGTAGGGCGCGAGGGCCTTCTTCAGCCCCTCGTACGCGGCGTCCTCCTGACCGTCCTTCGCCGTGGCGAAGACGATCATGCTCTTGGGCATCCGGTCGGCGGCGAGGAAGCGGGCGGCGGTGGTGATGTTGGTGTACATCACGCCCTTGTCGATGTTGCTGTCGTCGGAGGTGACGGCGGCGACGCGCAGCCGCGCCTTCTCGCCGCCCTTGAAGGCGACCGTGAGCGTGTCCCCGACCTTCACGCCGTGCTCGGCGGCGTAGACGCTGCCGACGGACAGGGCGCCCGGGCCGTACGCGGCGGAGAGCTCGCCCGCCGTGGTCTCGCGGCGCACGTCCCGCGCGTACGTCGGGTCGGCGGCGACCAGGCCGAGCTCCGCGCTCCTGCCGCGCGGGTCGGTGACGACGGCCTCGACCCACTTGTACTCGGTGACGTGGTCGAGCCCGGGGGCCTTCTCCACGGCGGCCAGGGCCTGCGGGACGACCGGCTGCCGGTTGGTGGACTGCACGATGAAGTCGGCGCCGACGGACCGGTCGAGCTCCTCCGTGGCGGAGGCGACCATCGACGAGCCGACGACGGACAGGCAGGCGACGAGCGCGAGACCGATCATCAGGGCGGCGCCGGTGGCGCCGGTGCGGCGCGGGTTGCGGAGCGCGTTGCGCTCGGCCATGCGGCCGACCGGGCCGAAGACCCGCAGCACGACGACGCCCAGGGCACGGACGACGACGCCGGACAGCAGCGGGCCGATCACGACGAAGCCGAGCAGGGACAGGACGACGCCGAGGCCGAGCCAGAGGGAGCCCGCGCCGGCCTTCTCGGCCTGGGTCGCGGTCCACAGCGCCGCGCCGCCCGCCGCGGTGAGGAGCAGGCCGAGCCCGGCGCGTACCGCACCGGCCTTGCCGTCGGCGGGCGTGCCCGCGTCGCGCAGGGCGGCCATCGGGGAGACCTTCGAGGCCCGGCGGGCCGGGACGAAGGCGGCGAGGACGGTGACGACCACGCCGAGGACGAGACCGACGACGGGGGTGGTCCAGCGGACGGTGAGGTCCTGCGTGGACAGCTCCATGCCCATGGACGACATCAGCTGCATCAGTCCGACGGCGAGGCCCACGCCGGCCGCGACGCCCGCGATCGAGCCGACGGCGCCGAGGAGCAGCGCCTCGACGAGGACCGAGCGGTTGACCTGGCGCCGACTGGAGCCGATGGCCCGCATGAGGCCGATCTCGCGGGTGCGCTGGGCGACCAGCATGGAGAAGGTGTTGACGATGAGGAAGATGCCGACGAGGAAGGCGATCCCGGCGAAGCCGAGCATCGCGTACTTCATGACGTCGAGGAAGCCGGCGACGTCCTCGCGGCCCGCGTCGGCGGACTCGGCGGCGGTCTGCAGCTTGTAGCCGGAGCCGATCTCCGCGGCGATGCCCGCCTTCAGCGCGTCGTCGCCGACACCGGGCGCCGCGTCGGCGGTGACCTGGGTGAACAGGCCCTCCTTGCCGAGGAGTTCGCGCTGCGCGGTGGCGGTGTCGAAGTAGACGAGGGTGGCGCCGGGGTTGGTGACCTTGAAGTCGACGATGCCGGAGATCTTCGCGGTGAAGTCGCCGGTGACGGCGATGGTGCGCAGCTCGTCGCCGATCTTCAGGTGGTGCTTCTCGGCGGTGCCGCCGTCGACCATGACGTCGGTGGGGCCGCGCGGTTCGTGACCGGAGGCGATCTCCATCGAACGCAGCTCGTCGGCCGACCAGTTGGCGGCGATGGTGGGGGCGCCGGAGGTGGGCCCGACGTTCTCGTCGCGGGAGTCGACGACGGTGACGCTGGTGGAGAGGACCCGGCCCTGCGCGGCCTTGACGCCCTCGACGCCCCGGACCTGCGCGACGAGCGCGGCGGGCAGCGTCTCGGGGCGCCCGTTCTGCGGGACCTCGTCGTCCTCGGCGGCGTTCGACGGGCTGACGGTGACGTCGGAGGCGGTGGAGGCGAACAGCTTGTCGAAGGTGGTGTTCATGGTGTCGCTGAACACCAGGGTGCCGCAGACGAACGCGACGGAGAGGAGGACGGCGACGGCGGAGAGCGCCATGCGGCCCTTGTGCGCGAAGAAGCTGCGCAGCGAGGTCTTGAGCACGGTCATGACGTCCGCCCGCGCGCGTCGAAGTCCTTCATGCGGTCGAGGACGGCGTCGGCGGTGGGCCGGTGCATCTCGTCGACGATGCGCCCGTCGGCGAGGTAGAGGACCCGGTCCGCGTAGGAGGCGGCGACCGGGTCGTGGGTGACCATGACGATGGTCTGCCCCAGCTCGTCGACCGACTGGCGCAGGAAGCCGAGGACTTCGGCGCCGGCGCGCGAGTCGAGGTTTCCGGTCGGCTCGTCACCGAAGATGATCTCGGGACGGGCGGCGAGCGCGCGGGCCACGGCGACGCGCTGCTGCTGGCCGCCGGAGAGCTGGGCGGGCCGGTGCCTGAGCCGCTCGCCGAGCCCGACGGTCTCGACGACCCGGCGCAGCCACTCCTGGTCGGGCTTGCGGCCGGCGATGTCCATGGGCAGCGTGATGTTCTCCAGCGCGTTGAGCGTGGGGAGCAGGTTGAACGCCTGGAAGATGAACCCGATGCGGTCGCGCCGCAGCTGGGTCAGCTTCTTGTCCTTCAGGCCGGTGATCTCGGTCTCGTCGAGGAAGATCCGGCCGTCGGAGACGGTGTCGAGACCGGCGAGGCAGTGCATGAGCGTGGACTTGCCGGAGCCCGAGGGGCCCATGATCGCGGTGAACCGGCCGCGGGCGATGTCCACGTCGACGTGGTCGAGCGCGACGACCCGGGTCTCCCCCGAGCCGTACGCCTTGACGACCTGTCGCGCCCGCGCGGCGACGGCCGTCCGCCCTCCGGTACCCCCGTGCCTGGGGGTGGTCACAGCCGAAGTCACGGTAGGTCTCCTGAGTTCGAGTTGTTCGGTGTCGTCCGACGTTCTGTGGCGTTCTTCGTGTCCCTGCGGGATCCCGTAAGACCAAGCTAAGGACGGCGGGGGCCCGGCTCGTCCTCCGCCGGGACGAACGGGCCCTGGGCTGTATGGGGGAGGAGCCCCTAGGGGTTCTCCATCGAACGATCGAGTGAGAGGGTGGCCCGGGCGCACTTAGATGTACGAAGCATCAGTCAGCACCCGTCGGGTGGGGAGAGGGGCCAGCGGTGTCCGAGGCGACCACGAGACAGACGGCACCGCCGGCGGCGGACGGCACCCGGCGCGGGCCGGTCGTCGCCGCGCTGATGCTCGGCATGGCGCTCGCCGCCCTCGACGGCACCGTCGTCTCCACCGCCGTCCCGCAGATCGTCGGCGACCTCGGCGGACTCTCCGTCTTCTCCTGGCTGTTCTCCGGCTACCTGCTCGCCGTGACGGTCACCCTGCCGGTGTACGGGAAGCTCAGCGACACCTTCGGCCGCAAACCCGTCCTGATCTCGGGCATCGTCCTCTTCCTGATCGGCTCCGTGCTGTGCGCGTCCGCCTGGGACATGTACTCGCTCATCGCCTTCCGCGTCGTCCAGGGCCTCGGCGGCGGCGCCCTCCAGGGCACCGTCCAGACGATCGCCGCCGACCTCTACCCGCTGAAGGAACGCCCCAGGATCCAGGCCCGGCTCTCCTCCGTGTGGGCCACCGCCGCCGTCGCGGGCCCGGCGGCGGGCGGGCTGCTCGCCGGATACGCGGACTGGCGCTGGATCTTCCTGGTCAACCTGCCGGTCGGGGCGGCGGCGCTGTGGCTGATCAGCCGCTACCTGGTGGAGCCGGGACGCCCCCTAGGGGACAGGGCCGAAAGCGCCTCCGACGGCGCCGCCGAAGGGGCCCGCACCCGGCCCCGGGTCTCCGTGGACTGGGCGGGCGCGCTCGCCATCTTCGGCACCGGCACCCTGCTCCTCACCGCGCTCGTCCAGGGCGGCGTCGCCTGGCCCTGGCTGTCCGCCCCGTCGCTCGGCCTCTTCGCCGGCGCGGCGGCCCTCGGCGCCCTCACCGTGCTCGTCGAACGCCGCGCCGCCGAACCGATCATCCCCGGCTGGGTCTGGCGCCGCCGCACCATCGCCGCCGTCAACCTGGCGCTCGGCGCCCTGGGCCTGCTGATGGTCGCCCCGACCGTCTTCCTGCCCACCTACGCCCAGTCCGTCCTCGGCCTCGGCCCGATCGCCGCCGGCTTCGTGCTCTCCGCGATGACCCTCAGCTGGCCCGTCACGGCCGCCCTCTCCAACCGGGTCTACACCCGCATCGGCTTCCGTCTGACCGCCGTCCTCGGCATGACCGGCGCCCTTCTGGTCCTGCTCGCCTTCCCGCTGCTGCCCTTCCCCGGCGAACCCTGGCAGCCCGCGCTGCTGATGCTGCTCCTCGGCGGGGCGCTCGGCTTCTTCCAGCTGCCGCTGATCGTCGGGGTCCAGTCGACCGTCCCGTACGAGGAGCGCGGCACGACCACCGCCTCCGTCCTCTTCGTGCGCCAGGTCGGGCAGAGCGTCGGCGCCGCCCTGTTCGGCGCCGTGGCCAACGGGGTGCTCGCCGCGCGCCTCGGCGCCGAGAGCGGCGACCTGGACGGTCTGGTCCGCTCCCTGGAGACCCCCGGCTCCCTCACCGGACAGGCCGCGGACCACCTGCGCCGGGCGGTCGACGCGGCCGTCGACTACGTCTACCTCGGCGCGGCCGCCGCGGCCGCCCTCGCCCTGCTGGCCCTGCTCACCCTCGCCCCGCGCCGCTTCCCGGTCCTGAAGGAACAGCAGGACGAGCAGGACGAGGCCCGGCCCGCCGGGTAATCACCGTGCCCCGAAGGCCCGTTGACAGCAGAATGGTGCGATGGATCACCACTTCGTCGGCATACCGGAGCTGACCGGCGTCCCCCGCGTCGCGGTCGTCATCGACGTCATGCGCGCCTTCACCGTGGCCGCCTGGGCGTTCTCGCGCGGCGCCGAACGGATCGTCCTGGCCAAGACGGTGGACGAGGCGCTCGCCCTGAAGGAGCGCCACCCGGGCTGGCTGGCCCTGAAGGACGGGGCCCCGGCGCCCGGCTTCGACGCGGTGAACTCCCCCGCCCTGCTCAGGTCGCGCGACTTCACCGGCCGCACGCTCGTGCAGAAGACCACGGCCGGCACCGTGGGCGCGCTGGCCGTCGCGGACGCCCCGCTGGTGCTGTGCGCCGGCTTCGTGGTGGCCGGCCCGACCGCCCGGTTCCTGCGGGCCGCGGACGCCGGCCCGGTCACGTTCGTCGTCACCGGCGAGGACGGGCGGGCCGACGAGGACCTCGCCTGCGCCGAGTACATCGGCCGCACCGTCGACGCCGGCGAGGCCGACCCGGCCCCGTACGTCCGCCGCGCGAGGGACTCCCGGGCGGCCGCCGAGCTCTCGGCCGGTCTGCGCGAGGGTTTCCACCCGGACGACGTCGCCCTCTGCCTGGAGGTCGACCGCTTCCCGTTCGCGATGGCGGCCCGCCGGGAGGAGTCCCTGACGGTGCTGCGCCCGGTCTCGGCGCCCGGCATCCCGGACTGAAAAGTTCTTTGCCGCATCCGCAAGAAGCGTAGGCCGGGATCCGCCCCCGGCCCGAGCATGGCCCGCGGGCGCCTCCAAGGCGCTCCCGAGCGCGCGTGACGCGCTTCCGACGGCAGAAGGCGGGCCCGTGACCACTCTTGCGACGCAACCCCCCACGCTCAGCGCCCGCAGACGGTGGACGGTCCTGGCCGTCTGCGCGCTCAGCATGTTCCTGGTCGGACTCGACACCACCATCGTCAACGTCGGCCTGCCCGCGATCGGCGAGGGCCTCGGCGCGGGCACCCGCGGCCTGGCGTGGGTCGTCGACGCGTACACCGTCGTCCTGGCCGGCCTGCTGGTCGTCTCCGGAGCGCTCGCCGACCGCTTCGGGCGGCGCCGGGTCTTCCGCTGCGGGCTCGTCGTCTTCGGCCTCGCCTCCCTGGCCTGCGCGCTCGCCCCGTCGCTCGGCGTCCTCGTCGCCGCCCGCGCACTCCAGGGCGTCGGGGCCTCGATGCTGAGCCCGGTGGCCCTGGCGATCGTGGTCAACACGATGCCCGACCCCCGCGAACGGGCCCGGGCGATCGGCATCTGGGCCTCGGTGTTCGGGCTCAGCATGGCGGCGGGTCCGGTCACCGGCGGCGCGCTCGTCGACGCGTTCGGCTGGCGGTCGGTGTTCTGGGTCAACGCACCGGTCGTCGTCACCGCCCTCGTCCTGGTAGCCGTCTTCGTCCCGGCGGACCCGGCACGCGACGGGCAGCGGACCCGGCGCCTCGACCTGCCCGGCCAGCTCCTGCTCACGGCGACCCTGGGACTGTCCGTCGGCGTCCTCATCGAGGGCCCGCGCATCGGCTGGGGCTCCCCCGCGGCGCTGGCCTGCTACGCCCTGTCCGCCACCGCCGCGGCCGCCTTCGTGCGGGTCGAACTCCGGCGGCCCGAACCCCTCATGGACCTCCGGCTGTTCAGGCGCCCGCGCTTCGCCGGAGCGGTCCTCGGCGCGGTCGCGGTGTTCGCCGCGCTCAACACCGGCCTGCTGCTCAACACCCTCTACCTCCAGCACACCCGCGGCTGGACCCCGCTCGCCGCGGGCGCGGCGACCCTGCCGATGGCGCTCGGCGCGACCCTGTGCGCGCCCTGGTCCGGCAGCCTCACCGGGCGCCACGGGCCCCGCCGCCCGCTGCTCCTCGCGGGCGGGTTCACCGCCGCCGGCGGCCTGTGCCTGGTCGGCCTGGACCCGCACACCGCCGTGCCGCTGCTCCTCACCGCGTACCTGCTCATCGGCATCGGCTTCGGCTTCGCGAACGCCCCCCTGACCAACACCGCCGTCGGCGGCCTGCCGCCGTCCCGGGCGGGCGTCGCCGGGGCGATCACCTCCACCGCGCGCCAGATCGGCGCGGCGGTCGGCATCGCCGTCGCCGGGGCCCTGGTCGCCGGCGTCGCCCCCGCCGGCCTCGCCGACGCCTCCCGCCCCGGCTGGCTGCTGGTCACCGGCTGCGGCCTTCTCCTGCTGGTGGTGGCCAGGTCGGCGGGCGCCACCCGGCCCCCGTCCCCGTCCCCGTCGGGCGGGACACGGCGGGAATCGCCGGACACGCCCTGAGGGCCGGCGACTCCCAGGAGGGCACCGTCGGCTCCTAGTCGCCGCCCTGCCCCTCGGCCTCGGGCTTCCCGTCGGCCCGCGGCGGCTCCACCCGCCCCGTGAGTGCCGACAGCGACGAGCGGATGTGCTCCATGTGGGAGTGGATCTCCTCCCGGGCCTCGTCGTGCTCGCGTCGCACCCGGTCCGTCTCGCGCTCGATGCGCTCCTGCCTGAGCCGCGCC includes the following:
- a CDS encoding ABC transporter permease codes for the protein MTVLKTSLRSFFAHKGRMALSAVAVLLSVAFVCGTLVFSDTMNTTFDKLFASTASDVTVSPSNAAEDDEVPQNGRPETLPAALVAQVRGVEGVKAAQGRVLSTSVTVVDSRDENVGPTSGAPTIAANWSADELRSMEIASGHEPRGPTDVMVDGGTAEKHHLKIGDELRTIAVTGDFTAKISGIVDFKVTNPGATLVYFDTATAQRELLGKEGLFTQVTADAAPGVGDDALKAGIAAEIGSGYKLQTAAESADAGREDVAGFLDVMKYAMLGFAGIAFLVGIFLIVNTFSMLVAQRTREIGLMRAIGSSRRQVNRSVLVEALLLGAVGSIAGVAAGVGLAVGLMQLMSSMGMELSTQDLTVRWTTPVVGLVLGVVVTVLAAFVPARRASKVSPMAALRDAGTPADGKAGAVRAGLGLLLTAAGGAALWTATQAEKAGAGSLWLGLGVVLSLLGFVVIGPLLSGVVVRALGVVVLRVFGPVGRMAERNALRNPRRTGATGAALMIGLALVACLSVVGSSMVASATEELDRSVGADFIVQSTNRQPVVPQALAAVEKAPGLDHVTEYKWVEAVVTDPRGRSAELGLVAADPTYARDVRRETTAGELSAAYGPGALSVGSVYAAEHGVKVGDTLTVAFKGGEKARLRVAAVTSDDSNIDKGVMYTNITTAARFLAADRMPKSMIVFATAKDGQEDAAYEGLKKALAPYPQYKVADQADYKKELQDQVGQLLNIVYGLLALAIIVAVLGVVNTLALSVVERTREIGLMRAIGLSRRQLRRMIRLESVVIALFGALLGLALGLGWGTAAQQLLALEGLGVLEIPWPTILTVFVGSAFVGLFAALVPAFRAGRMNVLNAIATE
- a CDS encoding MFS transporter, giving the protein MTTLATQPPTLSARRRWTVLAVCALSMFLVGLDTTIVNVGLPAIGEGLGAGTRGLAWVVDAYTVVLAGLLVVSGALADRFGRRRVFRCGLVVFGLASLACALAPSLGVLVAARALQGVGASMLSPVALAIVVNTMPDPRERARAIGIWASVFGLSMAAGPVTGGALVDAFGWRSVFWVNAPVVVTALVLVAVFVPADPARDGQRTRRLDLPGQLLLTATLGLSVGVLIEGPRIGWGSPAALACYALSATAAAAFVRVELRRPEPLMDLRLFRRPRFAGAVLGAVAVFAALNTGLLLNTLYLQHTRGWTPLAAGAATLPMALGATLCAPWSGSLTGRHGPRRPLLLAGGFTAAGGLCLVGLDPHTAVPLLLTAYLLIGIGFGFANAPLTNTAVGGLPPSRAGVAGAITSTARQIGAAVGIAVAGALVAGVAPAGLADASRPGWLLVTGCGLLLLVVARSAGATRPPSPSPSGGTRRESPDTP
- a CDS encoding ABC transporter ATP-binding protein, giving the protein MTSAVTTPRHGGTGGRTAVAARARQVVKAYGSGETRVVALDHVDVDIARGRFTAIMGPSGSGKSTLMHCLAGLDTVSDGRIFLDETEITGLKDKKLTQLRRDRIGFIFQAFNLLPTLNALENITLPMDIAGRKPDQEWLRRVVETVGLGERLRHRPAQLSGGQQQRVAVARALAARPEIIFGDEPTGNLDSRAGAEVLGFLRQSVDELGQTIVMVTHDPVAASYADRVLYLADGRIVDEMHRPTADAVLDRMKDFDARGRTS
- a CDS encoding 2-phosphosulfolactate phosphatase; the protein is MDHHFVGIPELTGVPRVAVVIDVMRAFTVAAWAFSRGAERIVLAKTVDEALALKERHPGWLALKDGAPAPGFDAVNSPALLRSRDFTGRTLVQKTTAGTVGALAVADAPLVLCAGFVVAGPTARFLRAADAGPVTFVVTGEDGRADEDLACAEYIGRTVDAGEADPAPYVRRARDSRAAAELSAGLREGFHPDDVALCLEVDRFPFAMAARREESLTVLRPVSAPGIPD
- a CDS encoding MFS transporter yields the protein MSEATTRQTAPPAADGTRRGPVVAALMLGMALAALDGTVVSTAVPQIVGDLGGLSVFSWLFSGYLLAVTVTLPVYGKLSDTFGRKPVLISGIVLFLIGSVLCASAWDMYSLIAFRVVQGLGGGALQGTVQTIAADLYPLKERPRIQARLSSVWATAAVAGPAAGGLLAGYADWRWIFLVNLPVGAAALWLISRYLVEPGRPLGDRAESASDGAAEGARTRPRVSVDWAGALAIFGTGTLLLTALVQGGVAWPWLSAPSLGLFAGAAALGALTVLVERRAAEPIIPGWVWRRRTIAAVNLALGALGLLMVAPTVFLPTYAQSVLGLGPIAAGFVLSAMTLSWPVTAALSNRVYTRIGFRLTAVLGMTGALLVLLAFPLLPFPGEPWQPALLMLLLGGALGFFQLPLIVGVQSTVPYEERGTTTASVLFVRQVGQSVGAALFGAVANGVLAARLGAESGDLDGLVRSLETPGSLTGQAADHLRRAVDAAVDYVYLGAAAAAALALLALLTLAPRRFPVLKEQQDEQDEARPAG